The following proteins are co-located in the Phragmites australis chromosome 10, lpPhrAust1.1, whole genome shotgun sequence genome:
- the LOC133930491 gene encoding protein RADIALIS-like 3 isoform X1, producing MSSSWTTKQNKLFERALATYDKDTPDRWQNVARAVGGGKSAEDVKRHYEELLQDLHHIESAGRQGSQYGGSSSSNKSKGGSSSEEQRYYSRDVHQLLC from the exons ATGAGTTCATCATGGACGACGAAGCAGAACAAGCTGTTTGAGAGGGCGCTGGCGACATACGACAAAGACACACCGGACCGCTGGCAGAACGTGGCCCGGGCGGTGGGTGGCGGAAAGTCGGCTGAGGACGTGAAGAGGCACTACGAGGAGCTGCTTCAAGACCTGCACCACATTGAGTCGGCAGGCCGTCAGGGTTCCCAGTatggcggcagcagcagcagcaacaaatccaagggtggcagcagcagcgaggagCAGAGGTA CTATTCACGGGACGTCCATCAGTTACTAT
- the LOC133930491 gene encoding protein RADIALIS-like 3 isoform X3, which yields MSSSWTTKQNKLFERALATYDKDTPDRWQNVARAVGGGKSAEDVKRHYEELLQDLHHIESAGRQGSQYGGSSSSNKSKGGSSSEEQR from the coding sequence ATGAGTTCATCATGGACGACGAAGCAGAACAAGCTGTTTGAGAGGGCGCTGGCGACATACGACAAAGACACACCGGACCGCTGGCAGAACGTGGCCCGGGCGGTGGGTGGCGGAAAGTCGGCTGAGGACGTGAAGAGGCACTACGAGGAGCTGCTTCAAGACCTGCACCACATTGAGTCGGCAGGCCGTCAGGGTTCCCAGTatggcggcagcagcagcagcaacaaatccaagggtggcagcagcagcgaggagCAGAGGTA
- the LOC133930491 gene encoding protein RADIALIS-like 3 isoform X2, whose amino-acid sequence MSSSWTTKQNKLFERALATYDKDTPDRWQNVARAVGGGKSAEDVKRHYEELLQDLHHIESAGRQGSQYGGSSSSNKSKGGSSSEEQRLRYLRLQ is encoded by the coding sequence ATGAGTTCATCATGGACGACGAAGCAGAACAAGCTGTTTGAGAGGGCGCTGGCGACATACGACAAAGACACACCGGACCGCTGGCAGAACGTGGCCCGGGCGGTGGGTGGCGGAAAGTCGGCTGAGGACGTGAAGAGGCACTACGAGGAGCTGCTTCAAGACCTGCACCACATTGAGTCGGCAGGCCGTCAGGGTTCCCAGTatggcggcagcagcagcagcaacaaatccaagggtggcagcagcagcgaggagCAGAG